The Haloplanus sp. GDY1 genomic sequence GCCTCGGGGTCGGTTTCCGCGCTCTCCGTCTCGGCCTCGGGTTCGGGTCGTTGCGTGCTCATAGTATCGGGAGGAGGTCGATGCCCGCCCAGGCGTTCGCGGTGCGGAAGCCCTGCACCAGGAGGAGGAGGCTCGCGACCACGAGAACCACCTTGACGACCTGCCGTTTGGTTCCCGTCAGCCCCGCGTTGATCAGGGCGTTGTAGACGCCGTTGACGCCGTGGAACGTCGCGGTCACCAGAAAGAGGATCATCAGCGAGTAGTAACTCCACGTCTCCATCCGATTGGCGCTCATGAGGAAGGTCACCTCGTCCGCGTGGTGGACGAAGTGGAGGAGGAAGAAGTGAAACGCCAACACGACGATGAGGAAGGCAGCGGTGATCCGCTGCCAGAGCCACAGGCGGCCGCCGGCGGTGAAAGAGGAGTAGCGCTCGGCCATCAGAGCGACACCCCCGCGAGGAAGGTGGGCACGCTCGCGACGACGATGGCCCCGGTCAGGATCAGCGACGCGTAGAAGCTCCGGTCCTGGGAGCCGAGGCCGATCCCGAGATCGACCAGGAGCAGCCGGGTGCCGTTCAGGATGTGGAACACGGCCACCGCCAACAGCCCGACTTCGAGGACGCGAACCACCAGCAGACTCTCCAGCGTCCGGATCGTCTGCGTGTAGAGGTCCTGGTTCGCCGCGACCGTCGCGGGATCGGCGCTCGCCGACGTGAGGGCCGTACTCAGGACGGCCACGTGGGTGAACAGATACCCGATCAGCACCCACCCCGTAAACTTGTGGAAGATCCAGGCCCACATTCCCGCCGAGAACTCCCGCCACCGGCCGAAGTCCTCGATGAGGCCCCGATCGTAGGACTGACTCATGCTCGTCCCGCAGTCGGGACCGGGGTCGTATAGAAGTTACGTACAGCGCCGTCCCGAACGCCCCGTCGCAGTCCACCGATTCCGTCGATCACCGAGCCGCCTGTCGTCGCTCGACGATCCGCGCCGTCCCCTCGTCGAGGTCGGCCAGGTGACAGATGGGGTTGCCCGGGTAGACCACCGGGTTCTCCAGGACGCCGATCAACACGCCGGTGAACGGCGCCCGGACCGGTGTTCCGTCGGCCTTGAAGGGGTCGGTGATGGTGCAGATGCGTTCCCCCTCGCGAACCAGCCCCCCGCGCTCGTGGTGCATGTCGACGATGCCGCCGGCGTCGGCCCGGATCCACGTCTTCTCCGTCACCACCGTCCGCCACCCGGGCCAGCGGACCAGGTCGCGGTCCCGGAGGCCGTACTCCGCGAAGACGCTCTTGACGCCGTCGAGGGCGTCGTCGATGAGCGACCGCTCGAAGCGGTGTGCCTGACCCATCTCCACCGTCACCGTGGGCACGCCCGCACCCGTGGCCTCCCCCCGGAGGGTCCCGTCGCTCCCCCCGCCGTCGACGATGACGCTCGCCCCGAACGCGTGTGCCAGCCTCGCGACGTCGGGATTCGCCATGTCGGCCCGGACGTGGAGCATGTTCGTCCGCCCCCGCGTCGAGGTGTGGAAGTCGATGCCGAGGTCACAGGGCTCGACGAAGTTCCGGAAGATGGCGTGGGCCATCCGCTTCGCGCTCGTCGAGTCGGGATCGCCGGGGAACGACCGGTTCAGGTCCCGGTCGTAGATGGGGAGGTACCGCTGTTGGGTGAGAAAGCCCGGGACGTTCAACACGGGCAGACAGACGATGGTCCCCGTCAGGTCCGAGAGGTCCCACTCGAAGGCCACCTCCCTGACCACCTCGATGCCGTTGAGTTCGTCCCCGTGGGCCGCCGCCGAGAGGAACAGCGTCGGCCCCGCCCGCTCCCCGTTGACTATCGTGACGGGGATGCGCACCGGGTCGCCGAGATACGTCTCGCTGATTCCATAGCGGAGATTCTGCCGTTCGCCGGGGGCGACCTTCCCGCCGTTGTACGTGAAGGCCGCGTCCGAGGTCATACACCCACTCCGCGAGGCGCCTACTTAAATGGTCGAACGACGGATCGCCCCGTCGACGCGACAGCTTTTACCGCCGACCGGCCCTGTGACCCACCGATGGTCACGGTTTCGTTCGACGCCGGGCGATACGTGGAGTACTACCTCGGCAACGCGCCCAGCCTCTCGACGTTGCTCGTCGCCAACGGCGTCGCCTTCCTCGTCGGCGTCAGCTTCTACGTCCACTCCACGCCCACCTCCCTCGCCGACGTCCCCACCCTCCTCTATCCCCTCTTTGCCGACTCGCCGACCGCGCTCGCGCTCGTGACGCTCTCGCTCGCGACGCTCCTCCCGAACCTCGGCCGCCGTCGGGTCGCGGACGCCCCCTCCAACACCCCGCTGGTCTACCTCCACACCTTCGCGTTCGTCTGGCTGGTCAAGTACGGCCTCTGGACCGTCGTCGCCCTCAACCTCCACCCCGACCAGTATCTCGGGTTCGCCGGCGCGGCGCTCTGGGACTACTGGGGCATCGTCCTCACGCACCTCCTGTTCGTCGCGGAGGCGCTCGTGATCCCCTACTACGCCCGGACGACCGACCGTGCGCTGAAACTCGCCCTCGGCGCCCTCCTCGTCAACGACGTCTTCGACTACGCGCTCGGCTACCACCCGCCGCTCCGGTACGACCCCGGACTCGTCCTGATCCTGGCGACGCTCCTCCTGTCGGTGGGCGCCGTCGCCGCCGCCGACCGCCTGTTCGACCGGCCGGAGCGGTTCGACCCGCTGGCTCCGGGGGGTGGATCGTGAGCGACTGGCAGCGCGTCCTCCGGCGCGACCCCGTGATGGCCGAGTTGATCGAGACCCACGGCGACCGACGGCTCCGGCCGGCCGACGACGAGTTCCGCCGTCTCGTCGTGAGCATCGTCAACCAGCAGCTCTCGACGGCGAGCGCCGCGGCGATCCGCGAGCGCGTCTTCGACCTGCTCGGCGAGGTGACGCCCGCAACGGTGCTCGCGGCGGACCGGGACGCGCTCCGCGAGGCCGGGCTCTCGGGCACCAAGGTGGAGTACCTCCGCAACGCCGCCGAGGCCTTCCGGGACCGCGACCTCTCGCGCGAGGGCCTCGCCGATCACGACGACGAGGCGGTGGTCGACGAACTCACGACGATCACCGGCATCGGTCGGTGGTCCGCGGAGATGTACCTGCTTTTCGTCCTCGCGCGGGAGGACGTCCTCCCCCTCGGCGACCTCGCCGTCCGCCGGGGGCTCGAGGACCTCTACGGCTGCGAGTCACGCGCCGAGATGCGCGAGGTCGCCGAGCCGTGGCGACCCTACCGCTCGTACGCCACGCTGTACGTCTGGGACCACCACGAGAGCTAGTCGTACGCCCGGTCCAGCGGATCCTCCAGGTCGCCCATCACGGCTTCGAGGGTGTCCGTCGCGGTCACGAGGCCGACCACCTCGCCGTCCTCGAGCACCAGGGCGAGCTCCTGATCCTGCGCCTGGAACTGATCGAAGGCGTCGCTGACGGTCGTGTCCGCCGAGAGGGTCATCGGCGGCGCCGCGACGTCCGCGAACGTCCGCTCGCCGCGCTCCAGGGCTTCCAGGTGGGTCAGCACCGACGGGGTGTAGACGATTCCCTGCAGGTCGGTCAGGCCCTCGCCGACGAGCGGAAAGCGTGTGTGGGGGGTCGACCGCATCGTCGTGAGGTTCTCCTCGACCGACGCCGTCGTCGACAGCGCGACGATGTCGTCGGGATCGGTCACGATCTCCGCGACCGACATCTCGTCGACGGCGAGGGCGTTGAGCACTTCCTCCCGGCGCTCCTCCGGCACGTCGCCCTCGTCGAGCAGGGAGCCGAGCCGGTTCCGGAGCTCCGCGCGCGACTCGATCACCTCCTCCTCGGTCTCCAGCCACGCGCCGGACATCTCGATCCCGAACACCGACAGGGTCGCCTTGGCGACGCTGTCCCCGACCTTCATGATCGGGGAGATGAGCCACGCGAACCAGTACAGCGGCCGGGCGCCGTACCGACAGACGAACTTCGAGCGCTCGACGCCCAGGTACGTCGGGGTCTGCTCCCCGTGGGTCAGATGCAGGAGGTTGATGATGGCGTAGGCGATCAGGGCACCGGCGCCGATCCCTGCTAGCGCGCTCCCCGCGAAGATCGGTTCGAACAGCGCGGCCAGCGCGGGTTCGGCGACGATGCCGACCGCGATGCTGGAGGCGGTGATCCCCACCTGACAGCTCGTGAGGTAGATTTCGAGGTCCTGGGTCATCTCCCACGCCCGCCGCAACCCCGGCGTGTCGAACTCCGCTTCGGGGTACTGTCGCACCCTGGTGAGTGCGAACTCGATGGCGACGAAAAAGCCGTTCGCGAGGATGAGAAGCAGGCCCGCGATCAGGCGCAAGCCGAGTTCCAGCGGCGTCATCGCCCCCGACTTCAGGAACGAGGCTGAAAAGGCTACTCCTCCAGCAGTTCGCCGTCGCTTCGCTCCTCCTCGTCCGACCGCCGCCGGACGTCGACGCGGTAGTGTTCCAGCACGTCGCGGCCGAGCAGGAGGGGGTAGTCCATGTGGCCCCGGTCCTCGACGCTCGCGGTGACGGTGTGCTGGGTGCCGCCGATGCCGATGACCAGGTCGACGACCGGCCGGGCCTTCCCGGACTTGACGCTCCCCGACTTCACGCGCGTCATGCTCTTGATCGGCCCGGCGCCGATGTCGGCGGCCAGCCCCGTGTCGATGCTGGTTCGCGTCGCCCCGGTGTCGGATTTGGCCTTCACCTGCTTCGAGCCGCTCGTCCCGCTGACGATGACGTCCTCGATGTAGCCGATGACCGGGAGGTCCTCCTGTTCCGGCGGCGTGATCCGTGGCTTGCACGACGGCGTCGAGTCGTCGAGCGTCGCCGCCAGCGTGCTGACGCGCTCGTCGTCGACCTCCCCGCCAGCCTGCTCGATGGCCAGTTTCGCCACGTAGGGCGCCGGACTCGTCCCCGTCGCCTGGTAGAGCCCCTTGAACCCCGCCGTGGGGTTGACCTCGAGGACGAACCAGCCGTCCTCCCCCTCGATCAGGTCGACGCCGGCGTAGTCCAGCCCCATCACCTCGGTCGTGTACAGCGCCGTCTCCGCCGCCGTCTCGGGCAGGTCGTCGGTCGCGTCGGTCACGTCGCCCCCGAGGGCGACGTTCGTCCGCCAGTCGCCCTCCGGCGCGTAGCGATACATCGCGCCGACGATCTCGTCGTCGACGACGTACACCCGGAGGTCTCGGTGCCGGCTCTCGTCGCGCTCGACGAGGTCCTGCAGGAACGCCTGCCGGTTGCCGACCCGCGGGTTGACGGGTTCGGTGAGGTCGACCTTCCAGGTGCCGCCGCCGTGGGTGCCGATGGCCGTCTTGTAGACGCCGACGTCGCCGAACCGCCCCCGGCCGGCGTTGAGGCGGTCGTTCGACAGCGCGAGGAAGGCGTCGGGCACCCGGACGTTCCAGTCCGCGAGCGTCGCCGCCGTCGCGAACTTGTGGATCGCCGTCAGCACCGCGTCCGGTTCGTTCAGCATCGGCCGGATGCGGTTGAACGTCGTCGCCAGCCCCAGCAGTTCGGCGGGCTCGCTCGTCGTCGAGAGGAGGAGCCGGTTCGCGACCACGTCCACGTCCGGGTCGACCGTCACCTCGCTGTCCTCGATGGAGACGGTCGTGTTCTCCCGGCGCAGCCACACCGGCTCGTGACCCAGGTCCTCGACCGCGTTCAGGATCGCCTTCGTCTCCTTGCTGTTGTGGAGCGAGAGTACCCCGACGCTGACGCTATCCTCCGAGTCGTCTGGCATGACTCCGTGTTCCGGAGCGCCGCTCAAAGGCGTGCCGGTCGCCGGTCAGTCGCGGAGGTAGAGCCGCTTGGTCCGGTCGGCCACCCGCTCGACCTGTGCGCGTCGTTCCTCGCCGAGGTCCGACTGGCCGTCGGCGACGACGCTCAACTGGTCGACCAGCGACGACAGGTCGTCGCGGACCTCCCCGTAGGCGTCGTCGTCGAGCGGGTGGCGGTCGACGAAGTCGTGGAGTTCCTCCGCGCGCGTGAGACACGCGTCCGCTCCCTCGGTCCGGGCGGCGGAGAGGTGTTCGGTGAGCGAGACGGCGAGGTAGGCGTCGCCGCTCTCCGGGTCGTCGCCCGACGCGGCGCTCCCGCCGCCGCTTCCGCCTCCGCCCCCGGCAACGTCTCCGTCGTCGGGCAGTTCCGACAGCCCGCGCCGGGCCGCCTCCCGCTCGGCGCTGTAGGTCGCCTCCTCGCTCACCGTCTCGAAGGTGTCCGCGATCCGATCACGGAGATCCGCCGAGACGCCCCCTCGACCGATCCGACGGAGGCGGTCCAGCGCCGCCTCGCGCTCGCTCGAGTAGTCCGCCTCGGTGGCCAGCCAGCAGTAGGTGCTGACGACCGTCCCCGCGGCCGACGAGTCGCGCTCGTAGAGGTCCTCCAGTCGCTCCCGGGCCAGTTCGCGCTCCTCCCGGTGGGTGGCGTCCCGGGCCACGTCCGCGAGCGTCCCGAGGATCTCGCGGCGGCCGGCCTCGTCGGCCCGGTCGTACCGCTCCGCCAGCCGCTCCAGCGCGTCCCGCCGGTCGTCGCCGTAGGTCGATTCGAGCGCCTGCGTTCGGAGTTCGGTGACGATGTCGGTCATGCCAGTTCGCTCTCGTCGCGGTGTGGTTGGTGGATCATTAACGGGTGGTAAGTGTCTTGTGGGCGCTTCTCATTGCTCCTCACCGCAGGCGGGACAGAAGCCGGCGGTCGCCGGGATCTCGGTGCCGCAGTAGATGCAGAACGCCGACTCGTCGTTCTCCGCGCCATCGGGCTCCGGATCCGGATCGGGATCCCGTTCCGGCCCGCTCCCCGACTCGACGTCCCCCACCGCCGACTCCACGTGTTCGTCGCCGACGGTCGCGTCGTCGAGGACGCTGTCCGAGACGTCCGTCTCTCCCTCCCCGCCGATGGTCGAGTCCTGCACGACGCTGTCGTCGACGACGGTCCGTCCCTCGCCGGCGCCCTCGCCCGCACCGATGGACGAGCCCTGCACCACGCTGTCGTCGACGGTGGTGCTCCGGTCGTGGACCTCCGTGCTGTCGTCGACGACGGTGGTGCTCCGGTCGACCGTCTTCTCCTGGTCGCCGGCGACCACGTCGCCGTCCGCCTCGGCCGACTCCACGGCGTCGCTCGCGGCGTCGAGGGCGTCGTCCACCACGTCGCCGATGGAGTCGCCCCCGCTCGGGCTCTCGCCTCCGCCGTCGGCGTCCGCCCCTCCCGCACAGGCCGGACACTCGGCGCCGCTGTACACCTCGTTGTGTTCGTCGCAGTAGGGCATGCGTTCACTCCTCCGGTTCGTCCCCGGCGATGTCGGATCGGTTGACGACGCTGTCCTCGACGGTCGTGCTCTCGTCGTGGACTTCGGTGCTCCGGTCGATCGCCGTCGTGCTCTCGTCGACCGTCTTCCGCTGATCGCCGGCGACCACGTCGCCCTCGACGGTGATCTCCGTGCCGCCGACCGACCCGACGCTGGCGTACCGGAACTCCTCGATGTCCGGGGGATGTTTGCGGGTCCGCTCGATCATCGACTCGACGGTCTTGCGCACCTTCGCGCGCCGCTCGGTCGGCTCCTCGACCGTCCGCCAGGCGCGGTCGGCGATCTGTCCCTGTCCGTGGTCCGAGACGTCCGCCGGCACCAGCGCCGACCCCTCCCAGACCGCGTCCACGTCGAACACCCACGGGCCGACGGCGTCGACGTCGTTGTTCGCACGGACGTGCTCCAGGAGTTCCGGCGTGAGGATCCCGACGCGGTCGGCGATCGTCAGGGTGCCCTCGTCCGAGCGGATCTCGGGGTTGACCACCGCGACGTCGTGGCCGAGGGTCACGTCGTCGCGCGCGCTCACCGAGACGGCAACGAGATCCGACGCCTCGACGATCCCCTCCGAGCGCACGTCGCCGACCACGACCAGGGGGGCGTTCGCACGCAGCGTCGTCTCGGCCGACACCGTCCCGTAGACGACCGTCGGCTCCTCGATCGTC encodes the following:
- a CDS encoding succinate dehydrogenase; this encodes MAERYSSFTAGGRLWLWQRITAAFLIVVLAFHFFLLHFVHHADEVTFLMSANRMETWSYYSLMILFLVTATFHGVNGVYNALINAGLTGTKRQVVKVVLVVASLLLLVQGFRTANAWAGIDLLPIL
- the sdhC gene encoding succinate dehydrogenase, cytochrome b556 subunit — encoded protein: MSQSYDRGLIEDFGRWREFSAGMWAWIFHKFTGWVLIGYLFTHVAVLSTALTSASADPATVAANQDLYTQTIRTLESLLVVRVLEVGLLAVAVFHILNGTRLLLVDLGIGLGSQDRSFYASLILTGAIVVASVPTFLAGVSL
- a CDS encoding succinylglutamate desuccinylase/aspartoacylase family protein, whose translation is MTSDAAFTYNGGKVAPGERQNLRYGISETYLGDPVRIPVTIVNGERAGPTLFLSAAAHGDELNGIEVVREVAFEWDLSDLTGTIVCLPVLNVPGFLTQQRYLPIYDRDLNRSFPGDPDSTSAKRMAHAIFRNFVEPCDLGIDFHTSTRGRTNMLHVRADMANPDVARLAHAFGASVIVDGGGSDGTLRGEATGAGVPTVTVEMGQAHRFERSLIDDALDGVKSVFAEYGLRDRDLVRWPGWRTVVTEKTWIRADAGGIVDMHHERGGLVREGERICTITDPFKADGTPVRAPFTGVLIGVLENPVVYPGNPICHLADLDEGTARIVERRQAAR
- a CDS encoding DUF1405 domain-containing protein gives rise to the protein MVTVSFDAGRYVEYYLGNAPSLSTLLVANGVAFLVGVSFYVHSTPTSLADVPTLLYPLFADSPTALALVTLSLATLLPNLGRRRVADAPSNTPLVYLHTFAFVWLVKYGLWTVVALNLHPDQYLGFAGAALWDYWGIVLTHLLFVAEALVIPYYARTTDRALKLALGALLVNDVFDYALGYHPPLRYDPGLVLILATLLLSVGAVAAADRLFDRPERFDPLAPGGGS
- a CDS encoding DNA-3-methyladenine glycosylase family protein yields the protein MVSDWQRVLRRDPVMAELIETHGDRRLRPADDEFRRLVVSIVNQQLSTASAAAIRERVFDLLGEVTPATVLAADRDALREAGLSGTKVEYLRNAAEAFRDRDLSREGLADHDDEAVVDELTTITGIGRWSAEMYLLFVLAREDVLPLGDLAVRRGLEDLYGCESRAEMREVAEPWRPYRSYATLYVWDHHES
- a CDS encoding CNNM domain-containing protein; the protein is MTPLELGLRLIAGLLLILANGFFVAIEFALTRVRQYPEAEFDTPGLRRAWEMTQDLEIYLTSCQVGITASSIAVGIVAEPALAALFEPIFAGSALAGIGAGALIAYAIINLLHLTHGEQTPTYLGVERSKFVCRYGARPLYWFAWLISPIMKVGDSVAKATLSVFGIEMSGAWLETEEEVIESRAELRNRLGSLLDEGDVPEERREEVLNALAVDEMSVAEIVTDPDDIVALSTTASVEENLTTMRSTPHTRFPLVGEGLTDLQGIVYTPSVLTHLEALERGERTFADVAAPPMTLSADTTVSDAFDQFQAQDQELALVLEDGEVVGLVTATDTLEAVMGDLEDPLDRAYD
- a CDS encoding RimK/LysX family protein, producing the protein MPDDSEDSVSVGVLSLHNSKETKAILNAVEDLGHEPVWLRRENTTVSIEDSEVTVDPDVDVVANRLLLSTTSEPAELLGLATTFNRIRPMLNEPDAVLTAIHKFATAATLADWNVRVPDAFLALSNDRLNAGRGRFGDVGVYKTAIGTHGGGTWKVDLTEPVNPRVGNRQAFLQDLVERDESRHRDLRVYVVDDEIVGAMYRYAPEGDWRTNVALGGDVTDATDDLPETAAETALYTTEVMGLDYAGVDLIEGEDGWFVLEVNPTAGFKGLYQATGTSPAPYVAKLAIEQAGGEVDDERVSTLAATLDDSTPSCKPRITPPEQEDLPVIGYIEDVIVSGTSGSKQVKAKSDTGATRTSIDTGLAADIGAGPIKSMTRVKSGSVKSGKARPVVDLVIGIGGTQHTVTASVEDRGHMDYPLLLGRDVLEHYRVDVRRRSDEEERSDGELLEE
- a CDS encoding zinc ribbon domain-containing protein, with the translated sequence MPYCDEHNEVYSGAECPACAGGADADGGGESPSGGDSIGDVVDDALDAASDAVESAEADGDVVAGDQEKTVDRSTTVVDDSTEVHDRSTTVDDSVVQGSSIGAGEGAGEGRTVVDDSVVQDSTIGGEGETDVSDSVLDDATVGDEHVESAVGDVESGSGPERDPDPDPEPDGAENDESAFCIYCGTEIPATAGFCPACGEEQ